The Miscanthus floridulus cultivar M001 chromosome 17, ASM1932011v1, whole genome shotgun sequence genome has a window encoding:
- the LOC136518982 gene encoding alpha-terpineol synthase, chloroplastic-like produces the protein MATFFSFKPQHRSSRIYHIIPASESKSLRRSGSISWSWKKHRRLQQRCQRQQDSNPRTEQDLDDEGDSRLSQNTGIFHPSIWGDFFLGYSSPEASSQQKTWMERADELKEEVALMIAATSTMGSLHERLHFIDALESLCLDHLFEEEINAALSQIETADVSDCDIGTVSLWFYLLRKHRYRVSPDVFVRFKDTEGGFLANKLIDLLRLYNAAHFRTHGEIILDEAITFTRSRLEIILPYLQGSSLAYEVKSALEIPLPRRVRIYESKHYICTYEKDGTLHEKVLQLAKLSSNILQLHHQQELNILTRWWEDIKIGSKLPFARDRIVECFLWILGVYYEPCHSRARIILTMIIAIVTLLDDIFDSYGTPEECELLTNCIESWDPKGAQDLPGCMKFALGKILDSYETITNMLHQEEMYRMMYLRYSTEDLVRGFNTEVKMLQEGYIPKSVEEHLKVSLRTGGCPILSCASFVGMHDIATKDFFDWISSVPKMVHALSVILRLVDDLRSYEREQVIPHVASTIDSYMKKHNVSVEVAREKIHNLKEESWNDLNSEWLNPRNVYPKQLLERIFNLARTMEFMYNQEDNFTNCHNLKDTIHSLLVEPFAIHI, from the exons ATGGCCACCTTCTTCTCCTTCAAACCACAGCACCGCAGCAGCAGGATCTACCATATTATTCCTGCCTCCGAATCGAAGTCGCTCCGGCGATCCGGAAGCATTTCATGGAGTTGGAAGAAGCACAGAAGGTTGCAACAACGCTGCCAACGGCAACAGGATTCCAACCCAAGAACAGAGCAAGATCTTGACGATGAGGGTGACAGCCGGCTGAGCCAAAACACCGGCATTTTCCACCCATCTATATGGGGGGATTTCTTCCTTGGCTACTCTAGCCCTGAAGCTTCGTCCCAACAAAAG ACTTGGATGGAACGAGCTGATGAACTGAAGGAAGAAGTGGCTCTAATGATAGCAGCAACTTCAACCATGGGTAGCCTGCATGAGAGGCTGCATTTCATAGACGCGTTGGAGAGCCTGTGCTTGGATCACCTGTTCGAAGAAGAGATCAATGCTGCATTATCACAAATTGAGACTGCTGATGTCAGTGACTGTGACATTGGGACAGTATCTCTCTGGTTTTATCTACTTCGGAAACACCGATACAGGGTTTCACCAG ATGTGTTTGTGAGGTTCAAAGATACGGAGGGAGGTTTCTTAGCAAACAAGCTTATAGACCTACTGAGGCTCTACAATGCTGCGCATTTTAGGACCCATGGGGAGATAATACTTGATGAAGCTATAACATTCACAAGAAGTCGTTTGGAGATAATACTGCCCTACTTGCAAGGGTCGTCATTAGCATATGAAGTAAAATCCGCACTCGAGATCCCACTACCTAGAAGGGTTAGAATCTATGAGTCAAAGCATTATATCTGTACATATGAGAAAGATGGAACACTGCATGAGAAGGTATTGCAACTTGCAAAGTTGAGTTCAAATATTCTGCAGCTCCATCATCAGCAAGAGCTGAATATCCTTACAAG ATGGTGGGAGGATATAAAGATCGGATCGAAACTTCCTTTCGCCCGAGATAGAATAGTGGAGTGTTTTTTATGGATCTTAGGAGTATACTATGAACCATGTCATTCAAGAGCCCGGATAATATTGACAATGATTATTGCCATTGTGACACTCTTGGATGATATTTTTGATTCTTATGGAACTCCAGAAGAATGTGAGTTACTCACTAATTGCATTGAAAG CTGGGATCCCAAAGGGGCTCAAGACCTCCCTGGTTGCATGAAATTTGCTTTGGGGAAAATATTGGATAGCTATGAAACCATTACGAATATGCTCCACCAAGAGGAGATGTATCGCATGATGTATCTAAGATACTCT ACAGAAGATCTAGTGAGAGGCTTCAACACGGAGGTAAAAATGCTTCAAGAAGGTTATATCCCAAAGTCTGTTGAAGAGCATCTTAAGGTTTCATTAAGAACTGGTGGGTGTCCCATTTTATCATGTGCTTCTTTTGTCGGGATGCATGATATAGCAACAAAGGATTTCTTTGATTGGATTTCTAGTGTACCCAAAATGGTGCATGCACTTTCTGTAATTCTCAGACTAGTAGATGATCTCCGGTCATATGAG CGAGAGCAAGTAATCCCTCATGTAGCTTCCACAATCGATAGCTACATGAAAAAGCACAACGTCTCAGTTGAAGTGGCGCGGGAAAAGATACACAATCTAAAAGAGGAGTCTTGGAATGATTTAAACAGCGAGTGGCTAAATCCCAGAAACGTGTATCCAAAGCAACTATTGGAGAGGATATTCAACTTGGCAAGGACGATGGAATTCATGTACAACCAAGAGGACAATTTCACGAACTGCCACAACCTCAAGGATACCATTCATTCGTTGTTGGTAGAGCCATTTGCGATCCACATTTAG